In the genome of Arvicola amphibius chromosome 2, mArvAmp1.2, whole genome shotgun sequence, the window TTGCCCTGCCTCCCAGCCAATGAGAACTCCCTGGGGTGACAAAGCAAGAATCTGCAGCCAATGCCGTGAGACTTTATTATCAAGCCACTACCTGAGAAGGAACACAGGATGGTGAAAGTGGAGAGAAGTGAGCAAGGGCTGCTGTGAGCTACAGTGAAGCTGGGCGGAGCCAGGCAGGGGCCATGCCCTGTCAGTGGAATAGGGTCTATTTGCTCTTGTTCGACTCTTCTTTCAGGCTTCAGAAGGAGGGAGgcccagaggaagggagaggcagggctaGATCACATTCGCACCCAccagtttcttctcttctgttttctaagGAAGATGCCAGGACAAGACGTTAGTGACAGGGAGAGCAGGGACAGCAGGGTCCTGCGCTCTAGGCCAGCTAGTTCTGGAGCCAGGCAGAGCTAATCTCAACTGCATAGGACCTACGACAAAAATCTACACAGGCCTGGCCTAGATGTGGGCCTTCTATGGCTTCCTGGATAGGGACATTGGTTGGAAACAGACCTTATGGAATGGGACAGAAAGACATGACTCTTCCTGGGACTCACATAATGGTCCCCTTCTTCCCTAAGCGTTGATGTCTCATCTGAACATGCTGCTGCCCCAAACACACGGCGCAGGGACTTACCGCCTTTGTGAAGAATCTTTTCCAGAGGTAAACACACACAGGGGTGAGAGAAGCCAGGAGCAGCAGCACCCAGACACCTAAGAGCATTGCCTGGAGACTTATGAGCAGGGGCTGGGAACACAGGACAAAGACAAGGGTGCTGGGATGATGGCCACGGTCCAGCccctttccattctctctcccaaCAAGGGTCACTTTCTAACCCTCATCTCCAAGTCTACAGCTTCTGGACTACAGAAGGATCATGGGCCCAGGGGGTAGAATTCACCAGAAATGTTTCTCACTCTCCTCAGAAGCTGAGTTGTGATGTGACAGCCTCAAGAAGGCCATACATTTATCATGCTGGTAACCCTTGCCATACTTGCAACCCTGGGTCACTTGTGACTTGTGGCTGGTAGTATTCCTATGTGACGTCCACAGCAGTGGGAACAGTTTCTGGTTGGCTCAGTCCTGCATCTTTAGGAACAATCACCAAGACTAGGGGGAGGGGTACCTTCTCCCAGCCATCTTTGTCTCCCTGCCAGTGTCTGCAGTGGCCCTTCTCCATGGCCACTTACCTTTAGCATGCTTACGTAGAATATACACAGGCTTATCCTATCAGCTTCCTCGGGAGATAGGGTGCTGGGGGGTCGGGTGGGCCAGAAATCTGAAGAGCGGGTTGCACAGACATTATCTCCGAGATAGTATCGGTAAGTGTTGAACTCACGAGCTCCAAGAACAATGGCAGCCACAGCCATGCAGAAATTTGCCATCACAAGAAGGGTCCTCAACAGGGcctagagagaggaagaaatagaggaagacCTTGAAGATTCAGAATTACCCAGCTTGTGTATGATGGGCCAGGAGGGCTGGCATAGCCTTGAGGTCGAGTGTGGGTCTTGCCTGGTCCTAAACTCACCCAGCAGGTACCCCCACGTTTCTTGTGATGGAAGGCAACAGCTCCAGCCAGCATAGCCTGGGGAAAGAATGAACAAGAAGAGTCAGCATAGGAAAGACAAATGCCCATTAATTCCCTGCCTTATTTCCCCTGTGACTCTTATCTGTAGTGCCAGCCACATGGCCTATACCATTCTATCTGCATTGTCTGCCATGGAGTAACTGTGCAGGGTGATGAGCCTGGAGCTCATCGATGAGGGCATAGGACACTGTTTTAGTGACACCTAAGTGCTCGTGGTTAAGCCATGTGTGAACCATCTTGTCTGTCCCTACAGTCTTCTTTTGAAAGCACACCAGATTCCTGATGAAAGTTCCAAGGACCAGGGATCTTGTGGATCAAAGTCCCAAGTTGTTAGAAAAGCTGTCAATGCAGGATGTGACTTTAGGCAGCCTCCGGTCCAGACACCTGCACTAGCTGGTATTGGGCCCCTCTGGCAGAAGAACAGGAAGTCTGGTGCACACCATGGACACACGGGTCCTGACCCTATTTGACTattctagaattaacccatctattTCTGCCATTGGGAGGATGAGCACAGTTCCTTTCATCTCTGCTCTCAATGAATGCGTGTGCGTTTTTtgctgttctgtgtgtgtgtgcctgtcagaAAGTTCTCTACCCTCCATGCCCAACCCAACCAGCTGTCATTAGAGATTACAGCATGTCGGATCCCATCGGAGGAGTAAGGGGAGGTAGGAGATGCTCCCTGCCTGCCATGTTCCACTTCCCCTGTCTTGAGGCAGACATTAGAGATGGGTGAACCCTTAGAGCTTTAACTGATGACTGCCATTGATGACGAGGAGTGGCTGTCAGTGTGCTGGGGGCAGAATGGGGCAAGAGACGGAGTTGGCCTGTGACCATACAGGCCACCCTTTCCTCACTCCTGTCATCTACACAAGCACAAACTGGCCTATGTCATCAGGCCTGCTTGGCTACACACTCTTGACGCCACATCAATGGTGGTGGGTGAGGAAAGCAAAGAGAACTTCATTCccctgacagctgtggagccttcGTGCTGCCACACTCACCGCGATCCCTGTCCAGAAGGGCGCTCCTGAGGTATTCATGGCTAAATAGTGGCAGATGTACAGGGTTCCACCCAGGACCACACTCGCAACCCCCAGCACAATCTGCACCACCTGGAAGAGAGAAGACTTGAGAACACAGCTTTTGCGCAGTGGGTCCACCCATAGCTGGCATCTGATTGCTGAGTTTGGACCAATTTCTAATAAGACGATCAAACCAGCTCAATATCTTAGGCAGagagggaggccagaggaaggtatGGCAAGCAAGAAAAAGAACCATTCCTTAGCCTGACTATCTGTCTTTCCCTAGCCCATGAAGCATGTAGCTACTCTCACCCAGGAGGTCACCAGAAACCTGCTGCTGTCCAGACCCCTGGACGAGGCAGACGCTGGGAGTTGTAGTGTTGACCATACGGCCAGCAGAAGTTTGGCCAGAACAGACTCCTGGGTGATGTGCACATCAATGTGGGTGGGTCGTGGGGCCTCAGGGGCCACCTCAGCGACG includes:
- the Tmem176a gene encoding transmembrane protein 176A, coding for MMSSDMETEDVAEVAPEAPRPTHIDVHITQESVLAKLLLAVWSTLQLPASASSRGLDSSRFLVTSWVVQIVLGVASVVLGGTLYICHYLAMNTSGAPFWTGIAAMLAGAVAFHHKKRGGTCWALLRTLLVMANFCMAVAAIVLGAREFNTYRYYLGDNVCATRSSDFWPTRPPSTLSPEEADRISLCIFYVSMLKPLLISLQAMLLGVWVLLLLASLTPVCVYLWKRFFTKAKTEEKKLVGANVI